From one Rattus norvegicus strain BN/NHsdMcwi chromosome 7, GRCr8, whole genome shotgun sequence genomic stretch:
- the Colec10 gene encoding collectin-10 isoform X1, which produces MGAQGDIGKSGPIGKKGDKGEKGLLGVPGEKGKAGTICDCGRYRKVVGQLDISVARLKTSMKFIKNVIAGIRETEEKFYYIVQEEKNYRESLTHCRIRGGMLAMPKDEVVNTLIADYVAKSGFFRVFIGVNDLEKEGQYVFTDNTPLQNYSNWKEGEPSDPYGHEDCVEMLSSGRWNDTECHLTMYFVCEFVKKKN; this is translated from the exons GTGACAAAGGAGAGAAAGGTCTGCTTGGGGTACCTGGAGAAAAAGGCAAGGCAG GTACCATCTGCGACTGTGGCAGATACCGGAAAGTGGTTGGACAACTGGATATTAGTGTTGCTCGTCTTAAGACATCAATGAAATTCATCAAGAATG TCATAGCAGGGATCCGGGAAACTGAAGAGAAATTCTACTACATTGTGCAGGAggaaaagaactacagggaaTCTCTGACCCACTGCAGGATCCGGGGAGGGATGCTGGCCATGCCTAAGGATGAAGTTGTTAACACTCTTATTGCTGACTATGTCGCCAAGAGTGGCTTCTTCAGAGTGTTCATTGGCGTGAATGACCTTGAGAAGGAGGGGCAATATGTGTTCACAGACAACACTCCATTGCAGAACTACAGCAACTGGAAGGAGGGGGAGCCTAGTGACCCCTATGGCCATGAGGACTGTGTGGAGATGCTGAGCTCTGGCAGGTGGAACGACACAGAGTGTCATCTTACCATGTATTTTGTCTGTGagtttgtcaagaagaaaaattaa